In one window of Armatimonadota bacterium DNA:
- the lptB gene encoding LPS export ABC transporter ATP-binding protein codes for MAKADIKLVTEELVKIYRRRRVVDGVSLEVKPGEIVGLLVPNGAGKTTTFYMVVGLVRPDGGGVRLDGRDIGRVPMYRRARMGIGYLSQEPSIFRKLSVEDNLRAVLEMQATPHGEREDRINRLLDELHIADLRNSMAYVLSGGERRRVEIARALATDPTFILLDEPFTGIDPIAIDDIRDILGSLKARGIGILLTDHSVRDTLAVTDRSYIIYQGRILTQGTSSELLSDPVARKFYLGERFEM; via the coding sequence ATGGCCAAAGCCGATATAAAGCTGGTCACCGAAGAGCTGGTAAAGATCTACCGGCGGCGCCGCGTGGTGGACGGGGTGAGCTTGGAGGTGAAGCCGGGCGAGATCGTCGGGCTGCTTGTGCCGAACGGGGCCGGCAAGACGACGACGTTCTACATGGTAGTTGGCTTGGTGCGGCCTGATGGCGGCGGCGTGCGCCTGGACGGGCGCGACATCGGGCGGGTTCCGATGTACCGCCGCGCGCGCATGGGTATCGGCTATCTGTCGCAGGAGCCGTCAATCTTTCGCAAGCTGTCCGTGGAAGACAACCTGCGGGCGGTGCTCGAGATGCAGGCGACCCCTCACGGAGAGCGCGAGGATCGCATCAACCGGCTGCTCGACGAGCTTCACATCGCCGACCTGCGCAACAGCATGGCGTACGTTCTGTCCGGCGGGGAACGGCGCCGGGTCGAGATCGCGCGGGCGCTGGCCACGGATCCGACATTCATCCTGCTCGACGAGCCCTTCACCGGCATAGACCCCATCGCGATTGACGACATCCGGGATATCCTCGGATCGCTCAAGGCGCGCGGGATCGGAATCTTGCTCACCGATCACAGCGTGCGCGACACTCTCGCGGTGACGGACCGGAGCTACATCATCTACCAGGGGCGCATCCTCACGCAGGGCACGTCGAGCGAATTGCTCTCCGACCCGGTGGCCCGGAAGTTCTACCTCGGCGAGCGCTTCGAGATGTAA
- a CDS encoding long-chain fatty acid--CoA ligase, which translates to MLLGELTERHLDRKADRPAIYFKDQVITFAEVDDRVNKVANALIAAGIEKGDRVAVHTGNRPEFVYAYYGVVRAGGVMISLNAMYKAGEVEFMATDSEVKAAIVQDAVYPVWESIRGRIPTLRDVFVTGATPPNTRSFDAVLEGGSSRRPQVDCDEDDVAVVCYTGGSTGTPKGAMLTHRNFISNAQAVIDLERFAQTDDDISMLVLPIFHIYCLNVGLGSAMQLGYPTVLVERFDPALVLDLLEKYRVTVFYGAPPMYVAMSAIETDRKFDLDAVRIMHSGAAALPVPVLERFEARHGIMITEGYGLTECSPVVCSNGAAPANRAGSIGYPIPGVQTKAFDDDDNEVAPGEVGELVVRGPNVFAGYLNKEDATREAFTSGWFHTGDMARIEEDGYHSIVDRKKEMVNMSGFNVYPREVEELLYKHPKIVEAAVIGVPDDYSGEAVKAFIVPAAGETLTAEDVIQYCRDNLAVYKAPRHVEFRDALPKLTGGAKIDKVTLKGEEAQKG; encoded by the coding sequence ATGCTTCTCGGGGAACTGACAGAGCGGCATCTCGACCGCAAGGCGGACCGGCCTGCAATCTACTTCAAAGATCAAGTCATCACATTCGCCGAGGTGGACGATCGTGTCAATAAGGTCGCCAATGCGCTGATCGCCGCCGGCATCGAAAAAGGCGACCGCGTCGCCGTGCACACCGGCAATCGGCCCGAGTTCGTCTACGCGTACTACGGTGTTGTGCGGGCGGGCGGGGTGATGATATCGCTCAACGCGATGTACAAGGCGGGCGAAGTGGAGTTCATGGCCACGGACTCCGAGGTCAAGGCAGCGATCGTCCAGGACGCGGTCTACCCGGTGTGGGAATCAATCCGCGGGCGCATACCGACCCTGCGTGATGTGTTCGTGACGGGCGCGACGCCGCCCAACACGCGTTCGTTCGACGCGGTGTTGGAGGGCGGATCTTCGAGGCGGCCGCAGGTGGATTGCGACGAAGACGACGTTGCCGTCGTCTGTTACACCGGCGGCAGCACGGGAACGCCGAAGGGCGCAATGCTGACCCACCGCAATTTCATCTCCAACGCGCAGGCCGTTATTGACCTCGAGCGATTCGCGCAAACCGATGACGACATCTCGATGCTCGTGCTGCCCATCTTCCACATCTACTGCCTCAACGTCGGCCTGGGCAGCGCGATGCAATTGGGCTATCCGACGGTGCTTGTCGAGCGTTTCGATCCCGCGCTCGTGCTGGATTTGCTGGAGAAATACCGGGTCACGGTGTTCTACGGCGCGCCGCCGATGTACGTCGCGATGAGCGCGATCGAGACCGACCGCAAGTTCGATCTCGACGCCGTCCGCATCATGCACTCCGGTGCGGCCGCGCTGCCCGTGCCCGTCCTCGAGCGGTTCGAGGCTCGTCACGGCATCATGATCACGGAAGGCTACGGCCTCACGGAGTGCTCGCCCGTGGTGTGCAGCAATGGCGCGGCGCCGGCCAACCGCGCGGGCTCCATCGGGTACCCGATCCCCGGCGTTCAGACCAAGGCGTTCGACGACGACGACAACGAAGTAGCGCCGGGGGAGGTCGGTGAGTTGGTGGTGCGCGGGCCAAATGTGTTCGCTGGCTACCTGAATAAGGAAGACGCCACGCGCGAGGCGTTCACCAGCGGCTGGTTCCACACCGGCGACATGGCGCGGATAGAAGAGGACGGGTACCACTCCATCGTTGACCGCAAGAAGGAAATGGTCAACATGAGCGGTTTCAACGTCTATCCGCGCGAGGTGGAGGAACTCCTGTACAAGCATCCGAAGATCGTCGAGGCGGCGGTGATCGGCGTGCCGGACGACTACAGCGGAGAGGCGGTCAAGGCGTTCATCGTGCCGGCTGCGGGAGAAACACTCACCGCGGAGGATGTCATACAGTACTGCCGCGACAACCTCGCGGTATACAAGGCGCCGCGACACGTCGAGTTTCGCGACGCACTGCCCAAGCTTACCGGCGGCGCCAAGATCGACAAGGTGACGTTGAAGGGGGAAGAGGCGCAGAAGGGATAG
- a CDS encoding histidine phosphatase family protein, whose translation MPDSDRTVVYLIRHGQTAWNVEEVFRGRADVPLDEQGRRQAHAVAQALTNDAVSAVYSSPLQRAALTAQPIASAHGVETQIEERLTDLHFGEWEGKPLTEVRATWPDVFARWERDPGSVTFPGGESLPVVRRRALAAIEDIAARHVGQAVAAVSHRVVTKVLLCAVLGLDDSHFWQIRQDTACINRIERLPDTWVVTSMNDVCHLRALSAARLRDF comes from the coding sequence ATGCCCGATAGTGACCGCACGGTCGTCTATCTGATTCGCCACGGCCAGACGGCATGGAACGTGGAGGAGGTATTCCGCGGCCGCGCCGACGTGCCGCTGGACGAACAAGGCCGGCGGCAGGCGCACGCTGTGGCTCAGGCGTTGACTAATGACGCGGTCAGCGCAGTCTATTCAAGCCCGCTGCAGCGCGCGGCGCTCACGGCCCAACCGATCGCCTCGGCGCACGGCGTCGAGACTCAGATCGAGGAGCGGCTCACCGATCTCCACTTCGGCGAGTGGGAGGGCAAGCCGCTGACCGAGGTCCGTGCGACATGGCCCGACGTGTTTGCTCGATGGGAGCGCGATCCCGGCAGCGTGACGTTCCCGGGCGGCGAGAGCTTGCCCGTCGTGCGTCGGCGCGCGCTGGCGGCGATTGAGGATATCGCCGCCCGACACGTCGGCCAGGCGGTGGCGGCCGTGTCTCACCGCGTGGTGACGAAGGTGTTGCTCTGCGCGGTGCTCGGGTTGGATGATTCCCACTTCTGGCAGATCCGCCAGGATACCGCATGCATCAATCGCATCGAACGACTGCCGGACACGTGGGTCGTGACGAGCATGAACGACGTGTGCCATCTGCGCGCCCTCTCCGCCGCGCGCCTCAGGGATTTCTGA